A stretch of Crossiella cryophila DNA encodes these proteins:
- a CDS encoding MarR family winged helix-turn-helix transcriptional regulator, which produces MAEGQLPVTLAMVFRLMNDRVHTRMDEQGYPGLRPAYGYAFNFLSCNPTTTAVALAIHLGVTKQAAVQLVEELENQGFVTRRPHPDDGRAKIVELTERGRQCIREVELMWMEEEERWEQLVGKQALDEVRFSLWAYVRDSGRPVGLRPLW; this is translated from the coding sequence ATGGCCGAGGGGCAGCTTCCTGTGACGCTCGCGATGGTGTTCCGATTGATGAACGACCGCGTGCACACGCGGATGGACGAGCAGGGGTATCCCGGGCTGCGGCCCGCCTACGGATACGCGTTCAACTTCCTGTCCTGCAATCCCACGACGACCGCGGTGGCGCTGGCGATCCATCTTGGGGTCACCAAGCAGGCGGCGGTGCAGCTCGTGGAGGAGCTGGAGAACCAGGGTTTCGTGACACGGCGCCCACATCCGGACGATGGCCGCGCCAAGATCGTCGAACTGACCGAACGAGGCCGGCAGTGCATCCGCGAAGTCGAGCTGATGTGGATGGAGGAGGAGGAACGTTGGGAACAACTGGTTGGTAAGCAGGCGCTGGACGAAGTGCGATTCTCGCTCTGGGCCTACGTGCGCGATTCAGGGCGACCGGTCGGACTGCGGCCACTCTGGTGA
- a CDS encoding TetR/AcrR family transcriptional regulator: MSARSESAPTDRFVPERLVEAATRLFADKGYPATSVQEIADAAGVTKGGLYHYFKSKAELLHEVYRRLLFLQTYRLEQIATSSGSPAERLRAAAEDVVTSSANSLREVTVFFREMHHLPPTTLATVRAERRRYHERFRGLVEEGQRVGEFRPDISADLVTHSFFGAIHHMAVWYRPSGPKSVTEIGADFTELLLSSLRPVTPAT, encoded by the coding sequence GTGTCAGCACGATCCGAGTCCGCACCGACCGACCGGTTTGTCCCAGAGCGACTGGTCGAGGCCGCAACCCGCCTGTTCGCCGACAAGGGCTACCCGGCCACCTCGGTCCAGGAGATCGCCGATGCCGCCGGGGTGACCAAGGGCGGGCTCTACCACTACTTCAAGTCCAAGGCAGAGCTGCTGCACGAGGTCTACCGGCGCCTGCTGTTCCTGCAGACCTACCGCCTCGAACAGATCGCGACCAGCTCGGGCTCGCCGGCCGAACGCCTGCGCGCCGCCGCCGAGGACGTGGTGACCAGCAGCGCGAACAGCCTGCGCGAGGTGACGGTGTTCTTCCGCGAGATGCACCACCTCCCGCCGACCACCCTGGCCACGGTCCGCGCCGAACGCCGCCGCTACCACGAGCGCTTCCGCGGCCTGGTCGAGGAAGGCCAGCGCGTCGGCGAGTTCCGCCCGGACATCTCGGCGGACCTGGTCACGCACTCCTTCTTCGGCGCCATCCACCACATGGCGGTCTGGTACCGCCCGAGCGGCCCGAAGAGCGTCACCGAGATCGGCGCGGACTTCACCGAGCTGCTGCTCAGCTCACTCCGCCCAGTCACACCGGCTACCTGA
- a CDS encoding HAD family hydrolase yields MALTDTREIDALVVDYGGVLTTSIRSSFRDWCETDGITQDSLRGLLGDWLGARAEPGNPIHLLETGELDTGEFERHLAARLTTVDGRAIDSKGLIRRMFAGVGPDEAMLDLLRDAREAGLRTALLSNSWGGGYPMERLRELCEVIVISGDVGLRKPDAAIYEYTLERLGLPAGRCVFVDDAEPNVLGARAVGMHGVWHTDAASTIAAVTALAPGLAGGSA; encoded by the coding sequence GTGGCATTGACGGACACCCGAGAGATCGACGCGCTGGTGGTGGACTACGGCGGGGTGCTGACCACCTCGATCCGGTCGTCCTTCCGCGACTGGTGCGAGACCGACGGCATCACCCAGGACAGCCTGCGCGGCCTGCTCGGTGACTGGCTGGGCGCGCGGGCCGAGCCCGGCAACCCGATCCACCTGCTGGAGACCGGCGAGCTGGACACCGGCGAGTTCGAGCGGCACCTGGCCGCCCGGCTCACCACCGTGGACGGCAGGGCCATCGACTCCAAGGGACTGATCCGGCGGATGTTCGCCGGGGTGGGCCCGGACGAGGCGATGCTCGACCTGCTGCGGGATGCCCGCGAAGCCGGGTTGCGCACCGCGCTGCTGTCCAACAGCTGGGGTGGCGGCTACCCGATGGAGCGGCTGCGCGAGCTGTGCGAGGTGATCGTGATCAGCGGCGATGTCGGGTTGCGCAAACCCGACGCGGCGATCTACGAGTACACCCTGGAGCGGCTGGGGCTGCCCGCTGGGCGCTGTGTGTTCGTCGACGACGCGGAGCCGAACGTGCTGGGCGCGCGGGCGGTGGGCATGCACGGGGTGTGGCACACCGACGCGGCCAGCACCATCGCGGCTGTGACGGCGCTCGCGCCGGGGCTGGCGGGAGGATCGGCATGA